One Xiphophorus hellerii strain 12219 chromosome 1, Xiphophorus_hellerii-4.1, whole genome shotgun sequence DNA segment encodes these proteins:
- the LOC116718322 gene encoding paramyosin-like, whose translation MSNSNKSSDSCNDNMQLARETEKLRGILKDVNKMSTERQWLIKANKDLKMQARNIQKAAHDIHKLLREKDSELKKLFGQNKTLKEDNSTLKQMNTALDKKITSLKQTNTTLKQTNTTLKQTNTTLELKNTTLEQKNTTLKQKYTTLKQKYTSLKQKNTTLEQKNNTLEQQKTVLGQKYTSLKKIKAALGQKNTTLEQKSTVLDQKITTLEQENIALEEKTNILAKEKTALEQSNTILEQKITTVEQENTALEQDYTDLVQDYTALEEECNTLQHENTTLQQRIPFIEVINRALERRNQNLQRDNINFEIENNDLQQHITDLNQRRRALENEKTKLLLSVTSLEVKSIVLEKTSTDLQEEKNTLTKENITLRQKYAALEEEKRALEQKNTALEQENSALKLKSTTLEHINTAFEEENINLQPEVDQLNKRPRDREEQQNQQPSEDETHENSQSVSHQPQIQPSVFRRVINTRLNMFQRGTLRRWLERWHF comes from the coding sequence ATGAGTAACAGCAATAAGTCTTCTGATTCTTGCAATGACAACATGCAACTTGCtagagagacagagaagctACGTGGCATCTTGAAAGATGTCAACAAGATGTCAACTGAGAGACAGTGGCTGATCAAAGCAAACAAGGACCTGAAGATGCAAGCGAGAAACATTCAAAAAGCTGCACATGACATACACAAACTGCTTCGGGAGAAAgacagtgaattaaaaaaactgtttggtcaaaataaaactttaaaggaGGATAACAGTACATTAAAGCAGATGAACACTGCCTTGGACAAGAAAATCACCTCCTTGAAGCAGACAAACACCACACTGAAGCAGACAAACACCACACTGAAGCAGACAAACACCACATTGGAGCTAAAAAACACCACGTTGgagcaaaaaaacacaacactgaaGCAGAAATACACAACACTGAAGCAGAAATATACGtcactgaagcagaaaaacaccacgttggagcagaaaaacaacacgTTGGAGCAACAAAAAACAGTCTTGGGTCAGAAATACACCtcattgaagaaaataaaagctgctttgGGTCAGAAAAACACCACCCTGGAGCAGAAAAGCACAGTCTTGGACCAGAAAATTACCACCCTGGAGCAGGAAAACATCGCACTGGAGGAGAAAACTAACATACTGGCGAAAGAAAAGACTGCCTTGGAGCAGAGTAACACCATCCTGGAGCAGAAAATCACCACCGTGGAACAGGAAAATACCGCCCTGGAACAGGATTACACCGACCTTGTACAGGATTACACCGCCCTGGAGGAGGAATGTAACACTTTACAACATGAAAACACCACTCTGCAGCAGAGAATCCCCTTTATTGAGGTGATAAATCGTGCCCTGGAACGGAGAAACCAAAACTTACAACGGGACAACATCAATTTTGAGATTGAGAACaacgacctgcagcagcacatCACTGACTTGAATCAGAGAAGAAGGGCCCTGGAGAATGAAAAAACCAAGCTGTTGCTGTCAGTCACTTCCCTGGAGGTGAAAAGCATTGTCCTGGAGAAGACGAGCACAGACttacaggaggaaaaaaatacctTGACGAAGGAAAACATCACCCTGCGGCAAAAATACGCTGCcttggaggaggaaaaaagagCCCTAGAGCAGAAAAACACCGCTCTGGAGCAGGAAAACTCCGCGCTGAAGCTGAAAAGCACCACCCTGGAGCATATAAACACCGCCTTTGAGGAGGAAAACATCAACCTGCAACCTGAAGTGGACCAGCTGAACAAAAGGCCGAGGGACAGAGAGGaacaacagaaccagcagccaTCTGAAGATGAAACCCACGAAAACAGCCAGTCGGTTTCACACCAGCCACAGATTCAGCCGTCGGTATTTAGACGTGTGATCAATACACGTCTGAATATGTTCCAAAGAGGCACTCTCAGGCGCTGGCTTGAAAGATGGCACTTCTAA